One stretch of Nicotiana tabacum cultivar K326 chromosome 18, ASM71507v2, whole genome shotgun sequence DNA includes these proteins:
- the LOC107783815 gene encoding uncharacterized protein LOC107783815 encodes MKPPVLVAPIPGKPLILYIAAQERSVGALLAQENGENKENSLYYLSRMMTPNELKYSPIEKLCLALGFAIQKLKHYFQAHVIRLVSRANPIKFVMSKLVLNDRLARWYLQFQQFEIVYIPQKAVKGQALADFLAYHPIPDDWKLTDELPDEDVMVIEVQPPWKMYFDGAAHREGAGAGVVFVTSQGEVLPYSFTLTQHCTNNVAEYQALILGLEMAVEMRQLQLHIFGDSELVINQLLGSYKVKKPELRRYYDYAQKLIGWLGNTQITICQKWIVPPDENEDEESKLERLVAVAEAVKVDWRQTMIDYLCYGILPEDPRRKTEIRRRALCFLYYKDTLYRRSFEGVLLRCLGEDEATQAMREAHSGVCGSHQSRPKLHFHIKRMGYYWPTMVKDCLDYARRCKACQFHANFIHQPPEMLHPTVASWPFDAWGLDIVGPLPKSSGGHLYILAATDYFSKWAEAVVLKEVKKENDANFIRVNIIYSFGIPSYIITNNGKPFDNKLMTKICELFGFKQHNSSMYYAAANGLAKAFNKML; translated from the exons ATGAAACCTCCAGTTCTGGTAGCCCCTATACCAGGAAAGCCATTGATTCTATATATTGCAGCCCAAGAAAGGTCAGTGGGAGCCCTTTTGGCCCaggaaaatggtgaaaataaagaaaattccCTCTACTACTTGAGTAGGATGATGACCCCAAATGAGCTAAAGTATTCTCCGATCGAAAAGTTGTGTTTAGCGTTGGGTTTCGCAATTCAAAAgctgaagcactactttcaagctcatgtcatCCGTCTCGTCTCAAGGGCGAACCCGATCAAGTTTGTTATGTCAAAACTCGTCCTGAATGATCGATTAGCAAGGTGGtatctccaatttcaacaattcgagattGTGTATATCCCACAAAAAGCCGTGAAAGGACAAGCTTTGGCAGATTTCTTGGCATATCATCCAATTCCTGATGATTGGAAGTTGACtgatgaactacctgatgaggatgTGATGGTCATCGAAGTGCAACCACcgtggaaaatgtattttgatggtgCCGCACATCGTGAGGGAGCTGGTGCAGGTGTTGTGTTTGTCACTTCTCAAGGGGAAGTCTTGCCATATTCCTTCACCTTAACACAACATTGCACCAACAACGTTGCGGAATATCAAGCACTTATACTTGGGCTTGAGATGGCCGTTGAAATGAGACAACTCCAATTACATATTTTTGGAGACTCTGAGTTAGTGATCAATCAATTGCTAGGTAGCTACAAGGTCAAAAAGCCAGAGTTGCGTCGTTATTATGATTATGCACAAAAATTGATTGGATGGCTTGGCAAT ACACAAATCACTATCTGCCAAAAATGGATAGTGCCGCCAGatgagaacgaggatgaagaaagcAAGCTCGAGCGTTTGGTAGCCGTCGCTGAAGCTGTGAAGGTTGATTGGCGACAAACCATGATCGACTACTTATgttatgggatacttccagaagaTCCAAGAAGAAAGACCGAAATTCGTCGGCGTGCCCTttgcttcctttactacaaagacaCTTTGTATCGAAGATCATTTGAGGGAGTTCTCTTGCGTTGTTTAGGGGAAGATGAAGCAACTCAAGCTATGCGAGAGGCACACTCTGGAGTTTGTGGATCACATCAATCCAggccaaagctccacttccacaTTAAGAGGATGGGTTACTACTGGCCGACAATGGTGAAAGATTGCTTAGATTATGCTCGGAGATGCAAGGCTTGCCAGTTTCACGCAAATTTTATACACCAACCTCCTGAAATGTTACACCCTACTGTTGCATCTTGGCCATTTGATGCTTGGGGATTAGATATTGTTGGACCACTTCCAAAATCTTCTGGAGGACATCTATACATCTTGGCCGCAACtgattatttctcaaaatgggcaGAGGCCGTCGTTCTCAAGGAAGTGAAGAAAGAGAATGATGCAAACTTCATTCGAGTGAACATCATATATAGTTTCGGCATTCCTAGTTATATAATAACAAATAACGGCAAACCATTCGATAACAAATTGATGACCAAGATCTGTGAActttttggcttcaagcaacataATTCGTCAATGTATTATGCTGCTGCAAATGGACTAGCCAAAGCATTTAACAAGATGCTTTGA
- the LOC142172440 gene encoding uncharacterized protein LOC142172440, which yields MEEALWAYRTTHRTPTQATPYSLVYGVEAVLPLERQIPSLLEAQQSLECFQARLSRAFNKKVRLRSFQVGDQVLAVRRPIITSHKSGGKFTSKWDGPYVVQEAYSSGAYKLVDADDMRIGPINGKFLKRYYP from the exons ATGGAAGAAGCTTTGTGGGCATATCGTACGACTCATCGCACGCCGACACAAGCAACTCCTTATTCTCTTGTTTATGGAGTCGAAGCAGTTCTTCCTCTTGAGCGTCAAATACCGTCCTT GctagaagctcaacaaagtcttgAATGTTTTCAAGCTCGTCTTTCTCgtgctttcaacaaaaaggttcgCTTGAGGTCCTTCCAAGTTGGCGATCAAGTTCTTGCAGTAAGAAGACCTATTATCACCTCTCACAAATCTGGGGGCAAATTCACTTCAAAGTGGGATGGTCCATATGTTGTGCAAGAAGCCTATTCAAGTGGAGCTTACAAGTTAGTTGATGCAGATGACATGAGAATTGGCCCTATCAATGGGAAGTTTTTGAAGAGGTACTATCCTTGA